In Candidatus Obscuribacterales bacterium, one DNA window encodes the following:
- a CDS encoding c-type cytochrome, with protein sequence MKTSLRVALPVIVVLIAAGLAGWWGWRAKWFTDKVPPGQALYEEHCAVCHGIEGDGQGKAAYLLRPKPRNL encoded by the coding sequence ATGAAGACAAGTTTGCGTGTGGCTCTGCCCGTGATCGTTGTTCTCATTGCCGCTGGCTTGGCCGGGTGGTGGGGGTGGAGAGCAAAGTGGTTTACCGACAAGGTACCACCGGGACAAGCACTCTACGAAGAGCACTGCGCAGTGTGTCACGGGATTGAGGGCGACGGGCAGGGCAAAGCGGCCTACTTATTGCGGCCAAAGCCCAGAAATCTC